Proteins from a single region of Apium graveolens cultivar Ventura chromosome 7, ASM990537v1, whole genome shotgun sequence:
- the LOC141672547 gene encoding putative xyloglucan endotransglucosylase/hydrolase protein 30, which produces MERETEGREKTNKTIIKRKQLENSMDYYHDRKIKISSSPSSSSSPFSNTNSSLLIFIFLISSIKTTSVSAFNLTVIPYSQAYSTLFSDFNIDPSPFDDSVRLLLNQHSGSGIISYDYYRYAFFSANIKLPAGNTAGVVVAFYASNVDTFEKNHDELDIEFLGNTRGKPWRFQTNMYGNGSTKRGREERYRLWFDPSKEFHRYSILWTPIKVIFYVDEVPIREVIRNDEMGGDFPAKPMAMYATIWDGSTWATNGGKNKVDYKFEPFAAQLRDFVTDGCAVDPIQVPSATNCSDTALKIAVADYFTVRPRQRRAMRWFREKYMYYSHCYDNSRYNVPLPECVIVPSEQVLFKETGRLREAMRIKFAGSHRRHRRSRNVTRKSHGGSAVVRLRSGNEAVAAV; this is translated from the exons atggagagagagacAGAGGGGAGAGagaaaacaaataaaactataaTAAAAAGAAAGCAACTAGAAAATAGTATGGATTATTATCATGATCGCAAAATAAAAATTTCCTCTTCcccatcttcttcatcttctcCTTTCTCTAATACAAATTCATCACTTCTTATATTTATCTTCTTGATCTCCTCCATAAAAACGACATCAGTTTCAGCTTTTAATCTCACCGTAATTCCGTATAGCCAAGCTTATTCTACTCTCTTTAGTGATTTTAACATCGATCCATCTCCGTTTGATGACAGCGTTCGTCTCCTCCTCAATCAGCATTCGG GCTCAGGCATAATTTCGTATGATTATTACAGATATGCCTTCTTTAGTGCAAATATCAAGTTACCAGCCGGGAACACTGCTGGTGTTGTTGTAGCTTTCTAT GCATCAAATGTGGATACATTTGAGAAAAATCATGATGAGCTGGACATTGAGTTTTTAGGAAACACAAGAGGAAAACCATGGAGATTTCAAACGAATATGTATGGAAATGGAAGCACAAAACGAGGAAGAGAAGAGAGATACAGACTTTGGTTCGATCCCAGCAAGGAATTTCATCGTTACAGCATTCTTTGGACCCCTATCAAAGTCAT ATTTTACGTAGATGAAGTTCCGATAAGAGAGGTAATCCGCAACGATGAAATGGGAGGTGATTTTCCGGCTAAGCCCATGGCCATGTACGCTACAATATGGGATGGTTCTACATGGGCAACAAATGGTGGCAAGAACAAGGTAGACTACAAATTTGAGCCTTTCGCAGCTCAACTCAGAGACTTTGTCACTGATGGTTGTGCAGTTGATCCGATTCAAGTACCCTCCGCCACTAACTGCTCCGACACCGCCTTAAAAATAGCTGTGGCAGATTACTTCACCGTCAGGCCACGTCAACGTAGGGCCATGCGGTGGtttagagaaaaatatatgtattATTCTCATTGTTATGATAACTCGAGATACAATGTACCTCTGCCAGAGTGTGTGATAGTACCTTCGGAACAAGTATTGTTTAAGGAAACTGGTAGGCTTCGAGAAGCTATGAGGATTAAGTTTGCTGGTAGTCATCGGAGACACCGTCGTAGTCGTAACGTGACTAGGAAGAGTCATGGTGGCAGTGCGGTGGTGAGGTTAAGGTCAGGTAATGAGGCGGTTGCTGCTGTGTGA